From a region of the Oscarella lobularis chromosome 7, ooOscLobu1.1, whole genome shotgun sequence genome:
- the LOC136189619 gene encoding mitogen-activated protein kinase kinase kinase 10-like isoform X1 produces MATTMTSMFEAEETTMENNATEMETSLEDEEVAAASSNNRRSVVCTVLFNYEAKEKDELTLTAGEQIEVISTEERVSGDLGWWTGKTRDRDEETVGVFPSTHVTPAAAAASTDDATTASAASARDVELTVNSVTGKVTEIDFADLELKQMIGVGGFSKVHRAVYRGVDVAVKAARYDDFDDEASALRTILQEASLFNILSHRNVIQLLGVCVQAPNYCLVMEFARGGTLSNVIAKYQLPPPVLVDWALQIARGMHYLHAEADLPIIHRDLKSNNVLLKETIDETDLSGNTLKITDLGLARQMYKTTRMSAAGTYAWMAPEVIKDSIFSHGSDVWSYGVVLWELLTGEVPYRGVDGMAVAYGVAMNQLTLPLPSTCPLEFAELMQACWNSVAQSRPAFGAIVRSLETIAESAFMCTPDESFQSIQKNWQLEIETMFQELRLKEKELRSREKDVERVQQEQGEKQQALEAREYELQKRELDLLEREIAVLNLHQTPNPLPRKKKGRKKINPKNIGLPTGFVHKVHVKRSPSPEELVERRRASIVSQQERTPPSNRRASESKKTIKISSSILRPLTGSPSSERRGSPLNIGGGGDGHDVVVRHHSASELMAAGTTTTTKNNHKLLRAQTMPTEDSIEDVTLTLDDPSGERERLGVQLRIDAVSLEEEPDPGSSSLEKLVLPLDKPPPPFPLAAKKDVKRRSFSSDRRFSDETPQSTAALQNGGGGGGGSGGTSRLPPPAFNSRRYSDQVLTKDFHIDLELNPTNERLRRTGVVVSTPPSAPFHQPAQPVIAPSPVVALASHPHALSASQLSGGGDAHNRSNMTSPFAPLTFLPSPPENVAPQTMSSPAFNVHLHVPTASLSPCPSPVNEGRRHHDLSGIARPRPRARSSALPRGLVLSPCPSPTPFTRISDSHLEYHSSDPFLGMQSAFNAGSPVLSPPRTAAGENSPGSQQQSRSSSLASTPTGSRVTMHNVNLLDHPTEIHDPREPLQPSSSSAAAAAAGASGLKNGLGLEFEREFLT; encoded by the exons GGTCGGCGTTtttccgtcgacgcacgtcacgcccgccgccgccgccgctagcaccgacgacgcgacgacggcgtcggcggcgtcggcgcgcgacgtcgaattgactGTGAATTCAGTCACCGGCAAAGTGAccgaaatcgattttgccGATTTGGAGCTGAAGCAAAtgatcggcgtcggcggatTCAGCAAGGTGCATCGCGCCGTCTATCggggcgtcgacgtcgccgtgaaAGCGGCGCGctacgacgatttcgacgacgaggcgagCGCGCTACGAACGATTCTCCAAGAGGCGAGTCTCTTCAACATACTCTCGCATCGGAACGTCATCCAACTTCTGGGCGTATGCGTGCAAGCGCCCAACTATTGCCTCGTCATGGAATTCGCTCGCGGCGGAACGCTCAGCAATGTCATCGCCAAGTATCAATTGCCGCCGcccgttctcgtcgattggGCGCTGCAAATTGCGCGCGGCATGCACTATTTGCACGCCGAAGCCGATCTTCCCATTATTCATCGCGATCTCAAGTCGAATAATG TATTACTCAaagagacgatcgacgaaacggatTTGAGTGGAAATACGTTAAAAATCACCGATCTGGGATTGGCTCGACAGATGTACAAAACGACGCGTATGAGCGCTGCCGGCACTTACGCTTGGATGGCTCCGGAAGTAATAAAAGACTCCATATTTTCACACGGCAGCGACGTTTGGAG TTACGGTGTCGTCTTGTGGGAGTTGCTCACCGGCGAGGTTCCGTATCGTGGAGTCGACGGCATGGCCGTTGCGTACGGCGTTGCTATGAATCAGCTCACTTTGCCTctgccgtcgacgtgtcCGCTCGAATTTGCTGAGCTCATGCAAG CTTGTTGGAATTCGGTTGCTCAGAGTCGGCCCGCGTTCGGTGCcatcgttcgttcgttggAGACGATTGCCGAGTCGGCGTTCATGTGCACGCCGGACGAGTCGTTTCAGTCGATTCAGAAAAATTGGCAGCTCGAAATAGAGACCATGTTCCAGGAACTGCGTCTGAaggaaaag GAGCTCCGCAGTCGAGAAAaggacgtcgaacgcgttcaACAGGAGCAGGGCGAAAAGCAGCAGGCACTCGAAGCGCGAGAGTACGAGCTTCAGAAACGAGAACTCGATCTTTTGGAGCGAGAAATAGCCGTTCTCAATCTG caTCAAACGCCGAATCCTCTTCCGCGCAAGAAAAAGGGCCGAAAAAAGATTAATCCAAAAAACATAGGCCTACCGACTG GTTTCGTTCACAAAGTTCACGTGAAGCGGTCTCCGTCTCCCGAAGAACTCGttgagcgtcgtcgagcgtcaATCGTCAGTCAGCAGGAGAGAACGCCGCCGTCCAACCGACGAGCGTCGGAATCGAAGAAAACAATCAAAATATCGTCGAGCATAC TGAGACCCCTAACGGGAAGTCCCTCGAGCGAGAGAAGAGGCTCGCCGCTCAAtatcggcggcggcggcgatgggcacgacgtcgtcgtgcgtcATCACAGCGCTTCCGAGTTGATGGCGGcgggaacgacgacgacgacgaaaaataaTCATAAACTTCTTCGCGCGCAAACTATGCCGACGGAGGATAGCATCGAGGACGTCACTCTAACTCTGGATGATCCGTCaggtgagagagaaaggCTTGGCGTCCAATTGCGAATTGATGCGGTTTCTTTAGAGGAAGAACCGGATCCTGGAAGTTCGAGTTTAGAAAAGCTCGTGCTTCCGTTAGACAAACCGCCTCCTCCGTTTCCTCTTGCCGCGAAAAAGGACGTTAAGCGACGATCGTTCAGTTCCGATCGACGTTTCAGCGACGAGACACCGCAATCGACGGCCGCTCTacagaacggcggcggcggcggcggcggcagtggcGGAACGTCGCGTCTACCGCCACCCGCGTTCAACAGTCGACGTTACAGCGACCAAGTCCTCACAAAAGATTTCCACATTGACTTGGAATTAAATCCAACGAACGAGCGACTACGTCGGAcgggcgtcgtcgtctcgacgcccCCATCCGCGCCGTTCCACCAACCAGCCCAGCCGGTCATCGCTCCGTCGCCCGTCGTTGCACTCGCCTCTCATCCCCACGCGCTCTCGGCCAGCCAATtgagtggcggcggcgacgcgcaCAATCGAAGCAAcatgacgtcgccgttcgctCCGTTGACGTTTctcccgtcgccgcccgAAAACGTCGCCCCCCAGACAATGTCGTCTCCGGCGTTCAACGTTCATCTTCACGTGCCGACggcgtcgctgtcgccgtgCCCGAGTCCCGTTAACGAGGGCCGACGGCACCACGACTTATCCGGCATTGCCCGACCTCGTCCGAGAGCGAGATCGTCGGCATTGCCTCGCGGACTCGTCCTATCGCCCTGTCCAAGTCCGACGCCGTTTACACGAATATCGGACTCTCATCTTGAGTATCATAGCAGCGATCCGTTTCTCGGCATGCAGTCGGCCTTCAATGCCGGCTCTCCCGtcttgtcgccgccgcggaCCGCCGCCGGAGAAAATTCGCCCGGTAGTCAACAGCAGTCGAGATCGAGTTCTTTGGCGTCGACTCCGACGGGATCGCGAGTTACCATGCACAACGTCAACCTCCTAGACCATCCGACGGAGATTCACGATCCCCGAGAACCGCTTCAACCTTCTTCTAGTTctgccgctgctgccgctgccggaGCGAGCGGGTTAAAGAACGGTTTAGGTTTGGAATTCGAAAGAGAATTCCTAACGTGA
- the LOC136189619 gene encoding mitogen-activated protein kinase kinase kinase 11-like isoform X2 has translation MATTMTSMFEAEETTMENNATEMETSLEDEEVAAASSNNRRSVVCTVLFNYEAKEKDELTLTAGEQIEVISTEERVSGDLGWWTGKTRDRDEETVGVFPSTHVTPAAAAASTDDATTASAASARDVELTVNSVTGKVTEIDFADLELKQMIGVGGFSKVHRAVYRGVDVAVKAARYDDFDDEASALRTILQEASLFNILSHRNVIQLLGVCVQAPNYCLVMEFARGGTLSNVIAKYQLPPPVLVDWALQIARGMHYLHAEADLPIIHRDLKSNNVLLKETIDETDLSGNTLKITDLGLARQMYKTTRMSAAGTYAWMAPEVIKDSIFSHGSDVWSYGVVLWELLTGEVPYRGVDGMAVAYGVAMNQLTLPLPSTCPLEFAELMQACWNSVAQSRPAFGAIVRSLETIAESAFMCTPDESFQSIQKNWQLEIETMFQELRLKEKELRSREKDVERVQQEQGEKQQALEAREYELQKRELDLLEREIAVLNLHQTPNPLPRKKKGRKKINPKNIGLPTGFVHKVHVKRSPSPEELVERRRASIVSQQERTPPSNRRASESKKTIKISSSILRPLTGSPSSERRGSPLNIGGGGDGHDVVVRHHSASELMAAGTTTTTKNNHKLLRAQTMPTEDSIEDVTLTLDDPSEEEPDPGSSSLEKLVLPLDKPPPPFPLAAKKDVKRRSFSSDRRFSDETPQSTAALQNGGGGGGGSGGTSRLPPPAFNSRRYSDQVLTKDFHIDLELNPTNERLRRTGVVVSTPPSAPFHQPAQPVIAPSPVVALASHPHALSASQLSGGGDAHNRSNMTSPFAPLTFLPSPPENVAPQTMSSPAFNVHLHVPTASLSPCPSPVNEGRRHHDLSGIARPRPRARSSALPRGLVLSPCPSPTPFTRISDSHLEYHSSDPFLGMQSAFNAGSPVLSPPRTAAGENSPGSQQQSRSSSLASTPTGSRVTMHNVNLLDHPTEIHDPREPLQPSSSSAAAAAAGASGLKNGLGLEFEREFLT, from the exons GGTCGGCGTTtttccgtcgacgcacgtcacgcccgccgccgccgccgctagcaccgacgacgcgacgacggcgtcggcggcgtcggcgcgcgacgtcgaattgactGTGAATTCAGTCACCGGCAAAGTGAccgaaatcgattttgccGATTTGGAGCTGAAGCAAAtgatcggcgtcggcggatTCAGCAAGGTGCATCGCGCCGTCTATCggggcgtcgacgtcgccgtgaaAGCGGCGCGctacgacgatttcgacgacgaggcgagCGCGCTACGAACGATTCTCCAAGAGGCGAGTCTCTTCAACATACTCTCGCATCGGAACGTCATCCAACTTCTGGGCGTATGCGTGCAAGCGCCCAACTATTGCCTCGTCATGGAATTCGCTCGCGGCGGAACGCTCAGCAATGTCATCGCCAAGTATCAATTGCCGCCGcccgttctcgtcgattggGCGCTGCAAATTGCGCGCGGCATGCACTATTTGCACGCCGAAGCCGATCTTCCCATTATTCATCGCGATCTCAAGTCGAATAATG TATTACTCAaagagacgatcgacgaaacggatTTGAGTGGAAATACGTTAAAAATCACCGATCTGGGATTGGCTCGACAGATGTACAAAACGACGCGTATGAGCGCTGCCGGCACTTACGCTTGGATGGCTCCGGAAGTAATAAAAGACTCCATATTTTCACACGGCAGCGACGTTTGGAG TTACGGTGTCGTCTTGTGGGAGTTGCTCACCGGCGAGGTTCCGTATCGTGGAGTCGACGGCATGGCCGTTGCGTACGGCGTTGCTATGAATCAGCTCACTTTGCCTctgccgtcgacgtgtcCGCTCGAATTTGCTGAGCTCATGCAAG CTTGTTGGAATTCGGTTGCTCAGAGTCGGCCCGCGTTCGGTGCcatcgttcgttcgttggAGACGATTGCCGAGTCGGCGTTCATGTGCACGCCGGACGAGTCGTTTCAGTCGATTCAGAAAAATTGGCAGCTCGAAATAGAGACCATGTTCCAGGAACTGCGTCTGAaggaaaag GAGCTCCGCAGTCGAGAAAaggacgtcgaacgcgttcaACAGGAGCAGGGCGAAAAGCAGCAGGCACTCGAAGCGCGAGAGTACGAGCTTCAGAAACGAGAACTCGATCTTTTGGAGCGAGAAATAGCCGTTCTCAATCTG caTCAAACGCCGAATCCTCTTCCGCGCAAGAAAAAGGGCCGAAAAAAGATTAATCCAAAAAACATAGGCCTACCGACTG GTTTCGTTCACAAAGTTCACGTGAAGCGGTCTCCGTCTCCCGAAGAACTCGttgagcgtcgtcgagcgtcaATCGTCAGTCAGCAGGAGAGAACGCCGCCGTCCAACCGACGAGCGTCGGAATCGAAGAAAACAATCAAAATATCGTCGAGCATAC TGAGACCCCTAACGGGAAGTCCCTCGAGCGAGAGAAGAGGCTCGCCGCTCAAtatcggcggcggcggcgatgggcacgacgtcgtcgtgcgtcATCACAGCGCTTCCGAGTTGATGGCGGcgggaacgacgacgacgacgaaaaataaTCATAAACTTCTTCGCGCGCAAACTATGCCGACGGAGGATAGCATCGAGGACGTCACTCTAACTCTGGATGATCCGTCag AGGAAGAACCGGATCCTGGAAGTTCGAGTTTAGAAAAGCTCGTGCTTCCGTTAGACAAACCGCCTCCTCCGTTTCCTCTTGCCGCGAAAAAGGACGTTAAGCGACGATCGTTCAGTTCCGATCGACGTTTCAGCGACGAGACACCGCAATCGACGGCCGCTCTacagaacggcggcggcggcggcggcggcagtggcGGAACGTCGCGTCTACCGCCACCCGCGTTCAACAGTCGACGTTACAGCGACCAAGTCCTCACAAAAGATTTCCACATTGACTTGGAATTAAATCCAACGAACGAGCGACTACGTCGGAcgggcgtcgtcgtctcgacgcccCCATCCGCGCCGTTCCACCAACCAGCCCAGCCGGTCATCGCTCCGTCGCCCGTCGTTGCACTCGCCTCTCATCCCCACGCGCTCTCGGCCAGCCAATtgagtggcggcggcgacgcgcaCAATCGAAGCAAcatgacgtcgccgttcgctCCGTTGACGTTTctcccgtcgccgcccgAAAACGTCGCCCCCCAGACAATGTCGTCTCCGGCGTTCAACGTTCATCTTCACGTGCCGACggcgtcgctgtcgccgtgCCCGAGTCCCGTTAACGAGGGCCGACGGCACCACGACTTATCCGGCATTGCCCGACCTCGTCCGAGAGCGAGATCGTCGGCATTGCCTCGCGGACTCGTCCTATCGCCCTGTCCAAGTCCGACGCCGTTTACACGAATATCGGACTCTCATCTTGAGTATCATAGCAGCGATCCGTTTCTCGGCATGCAGTCGGCCTTCAATGCCGGCTCTCCCGtcttgtcgccgccgcggaCCGCCGCCGGAGAAAATTCGCCCGGTAGTCAACAGCAGTCGAGATCGAGTTCTTTGGCGTCGACTCCGACGGGATCGCGAGTTACCATGCACAACGTCAACCTCCTAGACCATCCGACGGAGATTCACGATCCCCGAGAACCGCTTCAACCTTCTTCTAGTTctgccgctgctgccgctgccggaGCGAGCGGGTTAAAGAACGGTTTAGGTTTGGAATTCGAAAGAGAATTCCTAACGTGA
- the LOC136189618 gene encoding pecanex-like protein 1: MVSHVADVCRAGLWAAFSGGWYFDTNVGIYSFTNAFHLYLWLFLLCYPLALYLTCGTSATAWSVYATTIAALLLLLKWINYELHAMFDGRRGLLFRARRVDRDRGATNDDDDDVEMKEIERRAEEGEETHPPRPPPPSSDNDDGGEDNTSLSARGGEEATCSNLDRVERHQAKPCKLEFFGRESPSSSNSSHSREGKDSSQGTRISNDSPGASNRDNDGSTKGTLTTEQVNVTVYEEQPVAVESKPGTSTETVQSSQTPAKNDDGDDYDGDDDTIAEDIVDVRPTLFFESKYIDEVEAMTTTTTSGNDVSDAVKRFRDAGLDVELVMRLAGENVEDESAVHFAENQDDTSPGSIHVFTDRDEFQAYMFDESGSGMILDLASFGLSNPTRNRRTQSNVSFTTSDSDLSPSLAFNRRFLSRPFSTHDAPPGEIEPIQTVKSPKYLLRIFPYVTVPITFDRLALLSLMDRNPKLFHLILSIFLGTAVSVLGYWLLYKELYRDFWIFWICLVIASCQYSLVKSLQPDSSSPSHDDKMSWMSRSVYFCVVSSLVLILDAVLATRPDDWSQTRLYGISLFSRPVVVYVKDALAVFLLFLPVVFMLGLLPIVNTFTIYLLEQLNMHTFGGNAVSGLGAAVFGLTSSLVAAGTLYGFAYGAAVKEKPGQAFIFSVFMALLLPLSYQLSRLATSPKPLWMALKSSCSKRKSPAIEGDDAAAAAAAESDDFIDPMLTSVVKAVKERLSSDLFSSLLIAVVAFGVHVSTGFTSLQPALRTSLYILAASLGFIVHYLLPQLRKQLPWLCISNPVLRSAEYDKFEVIDPAKLTWFEWFYALALFLERNFIYPAVFLSGLTIGYGPIVQKFGPGFGAAIITICGLKMMRSGYSRSSQQFVIVSFTVLLFEYDYPCTAPHHSQFCSESFPLDYFFVSIFLVKFHELILKVKFALVYIVPWQIPWGSAFHAFAQPLSVPHSAMLFLQAIVSALVSSPLNPILGSAIFIASYVRPVKFWEKDYNTKRVDHSNTRLSSQLDKDPGGDDNNLNSIFYEHLTYSLQNVLAGDLMLGRWGRYETGDCFILASDNLNALVHIIEVGNGLVTFQIRGLEFRGTYCQQREVEAITEGVDEDGGCCCCSPGHIPRLLSVNAAFGTRWLAWEVTTAKYILKGYSISDNNAASMLQVFDLRKILVTYYVKSILYYAVTSPKISAWLSDPVINEEVFNAFDSRHHKDVDPALNVNTDEDFDVQVGGVSLARFTSIYYNWIEYCAKTACPDVDRSRNSNIVRLCFALSLLGRRALGAAAQHQHVVLESFLYGLHALFKGDFRITSPKDEWVFVDIDLLHKVVARAVRMSLQLYQDHFTSPDEYDDSAVLFDAIRGRDEEVVICHEGDPAWREAVLSNKPSLLSLRHVVNEGTGEYKIIMLNKRFLSFRVVKVNQECVKGLWAGQQQELIFFRNRNPERGSIQNAKQVLRNMINSSCDQPIGYPIYVSPLVTSYSSTHPQLTRITGAPFTARRIRDAFHRVWRRMQHCWAQRRQNQSSGVSSAPVTIAPSPSPRRPRRDVLQSVQSLGGHTPPQLLRQSARRLTSSSTVGGSSAIGSMATVSSKGSGLGGSALEILDSVDEEASVAAAAAANCRQSSGLDIGDCAQIIDTSFVFSNMNLDQRLSLNWPNDEWRAKGGRNGWKDWFPPVGSVGRVVHVWRPFHPDPVCRTILDKTMFLLEIDGRFVPVAEAGLAVQV; this comes from the exons ATGGTTTCTCACGTCGCGGACGTGTGCCGAGCGGGCCTGTGGGCCGCGTTCAGCGGCGGATGGTACTTTGACACCAACGTGGGGATTTACAGCTTCACAAATGCTTTTCACCTCTACCTGTGGCTGTTTCTCCTCTGCTACCCGCTCGCGCTCTACCTG ACGTGCGgcacgtcggcgacggcgtggTCCGTCTACGCGACGACAATCGCCGCGCTTCTGCTCCTTCTCAAATGGATCAACTACGAACTCCACGCGATGTTCGACGGGCGTCGAGGTCTCCTCTTCCGCGCCcgacgcgtcgatcgcgatcgcggggcgacgaacgacgacgacgacgacgtcgaaatgaaggaaatcgaaagGAGAGCAGAAGAGGGAGAAGAAACGcatcctcctcgtcctcctcccCCATCATcagacaacgacgacggtggtGAAGATAACACGTCCTTGTCTGCG AGAGGTGGTGAGGAAGCGACGTGTAGTAATCTAGATCGCGTTGAAAGACACCAGGCGAAACCTTGCAAg CTTGAGTTCTTTGGACGGGAGAG TCCCAGTAGTAGTAATAGTTCTCATTCGAGAGAGGGAAAGGATTCTTCCCAGGGCACTAGGATCTCCAACGATTCACCTGGCGCATCGAATCGCGATAACGATGGTTCAACGAAAGGAACTCTGACCACCGAGCAAGTCAATGTCACGGTATACG AAGAACAGCCGGTAGCAGTCGAATCAAAGCCGGGAACGTCCACCGAGACGGTCCAATCGTCTCAAACTCcagcaaaaaacgacgacggcgacgattacgacggcgacgacgataccATTGCCGAGGATATTGTCGACGTACGACCGACGTTGTTTTTCGAGTCGAAATATATAGATGAAGTGgaggcgatgacgacgacgacgacgagtgggAATGATGTCAGCGATGCTGTCAAACGATTCCGCGACGCGGGACTCGACGTTGAATTGGTCATGCGATTGGCgggcgaaaacgtcgaagacgaatcgGCGGTGCATTTTGCGGAGAATCAAGACGACACGTCGCCCGGATCGATTCACGTATTCACGGACCGAGACG AATTCCAAGCGTATATGTTCGACGAGTCCGGCAGTGGAATGATTCTCGATTTGGCGTCGTTTGGCCTCTCCAATCCGACGCGAAACAGGAGAAC TCAGTCAAATGTGTCGTTTACGACGTCGGATTCGGATCTGTCGCCTTCTCTCGCTTTCaatcgacgatttctctcGCGTCCTTTTTCCACGCACGACGCGCCGCCGGGGGAAATCGAACCGATTCAAACGGTCAAATCGCCTAAATATCTGCTTCGAATATTTCCCTACGTCACCGTACCGATCACGTTCGATCGACTCGCACTTCTTTCCCTTATGGACAG aaATCCCAAACTGTTTCACTTGATTCTCTCCATTTTTCTTGGCACGGCCGTCAGCGTGCTCGGCTATTGGTTGCTCTATAAGGAATTGTACAGAGACTTTTGGATCTTTTGGATCTGCCTCGTCATCGCGTCTTGTCAATATTCCCTAGTCAAA AGCCTTCAACCCGACTCGTCTTCTCCGTCTCAC gACGACAAGATGAGTTGGATGAGCAGGTCCGTCTATTTctgcgtcgtctcgtctctcgttctcattctcgacgccgttctcgcgACGCGGCCCGACGATTGGAGTCAAACTCGTCTCTACGGAATTTCCCTGTTCTCGCGAcccgtcgtcgtttacgTTAAAGACGCTTTGGCTG TCttcttgctttttcttcccGTCGTCTTTATGCTGGGCCTTCTCCCAATTGTAAACACCTTCACTATTTATCTTCTCGAACAACTGAACATGCACACGTTTGGTGGAAATG CCGTGTCCGGTCTGGGTGCCGCCGTTTTTGGCTTGACGAGCAGTCTCGTCGCTGCAGGAACGCTCTACGGATTCGCCTATGGGGCGGCTGTG aaagagaaaccCGGTCAagcttttattttttccgtCTTCATGGCTTTGCTCCTACCCTTGTCGTATCAATTGAGTCGACTTGCGACGAGTCCTAAGCCTCTATG GATGGCACTCAAGTCGTCTTGCTCAAAGCGAAAGTCGCCGGCGATAGAGggagacgacgccgccgccgccgccgccgccgagtcAGACGACTTTATTGATCCAATGTTGACGTCTGTTGTCAAAGCCGTT AAAGAGCGTCTTTCGTCGgatctcttctcttctcttcttatTGCCGTAGTCGCTTTTGGCGTTCACGTCAGCACGGGATTCACGTCTCTGCAG CCCGCCTTGAGAACGAGCCTCTACATTCTTGCCGCGTCTCTTGGCTTCATTGTTCACTATCTCTTACCCCAACTGCGCAAACAGTTGCCGTGGCTTTGCATCAGCAATCCGGTTCTTCGATCGGCGGAATATGACAAATTTGAAGTTATCG ATCCGGCAAAATTGACGTGGTTTGAGTGGTTCTACGCTTtggctctctttctcgagcGCAACTTCATTTACCCGGCGGTTTTCTTGAGCGGTCTCACAATCGGATACGGTCCCATCGTTCAAAAATTTGGCCCTGG TTTTGGTGCGGCGATCATCACGATCTGCGGTCTCAAGATGATGCGCAGCGGCTACTCGCGCAGTTCCCAAcaattcgtcatcgtctcgttcaccgttcttctcttcgaatACGATTACCCGTGCACGGCACCTCATCACAGTCAATTCTGCTCCGAATCGTTTCCGCTTGACTATTTCTTTGTGTCTATATTTCTCGTCAAA tTTCACGAACTCATCCTGAAAGTCAAATTTGCCCTCGTTTACATCGTTCCGTGGCAGATTCCGTGGGGCTCCGCTTTTCACGCTTTTGCTCAGCCGCTCAGCGTTCCTC actcGGCTATGCTATTTCTTCAGGCGATTGTTTCCGCTCTCGTTTCGAGTCCTCTTAATCCCATTCTAGGCAGCGCTATATTCATCGCCTCCTACGTTCGCCCAGTCAAATTTTGGGAGAAAGATTACAA CACTAAGAGAGTCGATCATTCCAACACGCGTCTATCGTCTCAACTCGACAAAGATCCAG GAGGCGACGACAATAATTTGAACTCTATTTTCTACGAGCATCTAACCTATTCTCTTCAAAACGTACTGGCCGGCGACTTGATGCTCGGCCGCTGGGGACGCTACGAGACGGGCGACTGTTTCATTCTCGCTTCGGACAACCTCAACGCGCTCGTTCACATCATCGAAGTGGGAAACGGGCTCGTAACGTTCCAAATACGAGGCCTAGAATTTAGAG gtacGTACTGTCAGCAGAGGGAAGTAGAAGCGATCACGGAAggagtcgacgaagacggag GATGCTGTTGCTGTTCGCCGGGTCACATTCCCCGTCTTCTGTCGGTGAACGCGGCATTTGGCACTCGCTGGCTCGCCTGGGAAGTGACGACGGCCAAGTACATTCTCAAGGGCTACAGCATATCGGACAACAACGCCGCGTCGATGCTCCAAGTGTTTGACCTTCGAAAAATTCTCGTCACTTATTACGTTAAG TCTATACTTTATTATGCCGTGACGTCGCCCAAGATTTCCGCCTGGCTTTCCGATCCCGTTATCAATGAGGAGGTTTTCAACGCCTTCGATTCCCGTCATCACAAGGACGTCGATCCCGCTTTGAACGTGAATACGGACGAGGATTTCGACGTCCAAGTCGGCGGCGTATCGCTGGCTCGTTTCACTTCCATCTACTATAATTGGATTGAATATTGCGCTAAAACGGCGTGTCCAGAC gtggaTCGATCTAGAAATTCTAACATCGTTCGCCTCTGCTTCGCTTTGAGTCTCTTGGGCCGTCGAGCGTTGGGGGCCGCCGCCCAGCATCAACACGTTGT CTTGGAATCGTTTCTCTACGGGCTCCACGCCTTGTTCAAAGGCGATTTTCGTATTACGTCGCCCAAGGACGAGTGGgttttcgtcgacatcgATTTGCTTCACAAAGTCGTCGCACGGGCCGTGCGAATGTCATTGCAACTCTATCAG GATCATTTCACATCGCCGGACGAATACGACGACTCGGCGGTTTTGTTCGACGCCATACGCGgtcgcgacgaagaggtCGTCATTTGTCACGAAGGCGATCCCGCTTGGCGAGAGGCTGTTCTCTCCAACAAACCGTCGCTACTCTCTCTGAG GCATGTCGTGAATGAAGGAACGGGAGAATACAAGATCATAATGTTGAATAAGCGCTTTTTGAGCTTTCGCGTGGTTAAG GTAAATCAAGAATGCGTCAAGGGTCTTTGGGCGGGACAGCAGCAAGAACTCATCTTTTTCCGCAATCGCAACCCCGAACGAGGCTCCATTCAAAACGCGAAGCAGGTTCTTCGCAACATGATCAACAGCTCGTGCGATCAGCCCATCGGTTATCCTATCTACGTGTCGCCGCTCGTCACGTCCtattcgtcgacgcatcCTCAACTGACGCGAATCACCGGCGCTCCGTTCACTGCCCGTCGCATTCGCGACGCCTTTCATCGTGTCTGGCGGCGCATGCAACACTGCTGGGCgcagcgacgtcaaaatcagAGCAGCGGCGTATCGTCGGCGCCCGTCACGAttgcgccgtcgccgtcgccgagacgACCGCGACGCGACGTGCTCCAATCGGTGCAGAGTCTCGGCGGTCACACGCCGCCGCAACTGCTCCGACAAAGCGCACGTCGTTTgacgagctcgtcgacggtcgGCGGCAGTTCCGCTATCGGATCCATGGCAACCGTCAGTTCGAAGGGATCCGGTTTGGGTGGTAGTGCATTGGAGATTCTTGAtagcgtcgacgaggaggcatcggtcgccgccgccgccgcggccaATTGCCGTCAATCGTCCGGTCTCGATATCGGCGATTGCGCGCAGATTATCGAcacgtcgttcgtcttttcgaaCATGAACCTCGATCAGCGATTGAGTTTGAATTGGCCCAACGACGAGTGGCGCGCCAAAGGGGGTCGAAACGGCTGGAAAGACTGGTTTCCACCCGTCGGATCCGTAGGACGGGTCGTTCACGTTTGGAGACCCTTTCATCCGGATCCCGTTTGCCGAACGATATTAGACAAAACGATGTTTCTactcgaaatcgacggccGCTTTGTGCCCGTCGCCGAAGCGGGCCTTGCCGTCCAAGTATAA